AAAGGTTTATGGCGAGTTCTGGATTTTGATTTCCTAACTCAAGTACTGAACCATATTATCCAGCTTTGTGAAGAGAATGATTGGCTCTCTACTGGCATACCTCTGGATGAGTGTCTTGAAACTCTGGGACAACTCTTTCCGAGGTAAACcaatatacaattaaaaaaggAGATGGCTTCAcaagattttaatttatttacaacacAGTTTAAATGAAAAGAGAAATTCCACACAAATTGTTTCACGGTTGTTTTGTACAAATACTGAATCTGTAAGATAATATAAATACCACAAATGATATCATTTTCAGGGAAGTGATTGCCCATGTTATAGATTGCTATGCTAATGAAATGAAGTCAGGAGGAGGGCAAGGAGATCATGATCCAGATGATCAACCAATGCAAATTGGTGAGCAATCTGTTTGtcatttcatgtttttaacCACAATAATCTTACATGTAATACGATAAAGACAACAGTTCTTGaaagttaaaatattattttctttacaattctTTATTTAGCTTTTCTTGCTTGTAGATGCCAAGTTCTTTTCTCTCAGCGAAGATAAAATCTGTCAGTTCTTTGCAGAGCTGGTTTTAAAAAACTCAGGAAAGGTTAGTACCattcatgtaccggtacatgtatttgctagATTATTATGCTATATTAACTTGCACAGTTCTCCTTCAGTTCTCTCTCTTTACACACATGAACACATGTAACTCAAACTTCCCCTGTTCCTCTGTCAactttccattatttttttttacatgttatttTAACTTTCAGTATTCCTCTTTTATTTAAtgacatgtaatatttttacagtTCAACTTGAAAGAGTTTTTGAAAGTCTGGGAGCAGACAGTTCCACAAGGCATGAGAACCAGTTTATCCCAATTAGAGgtagagaataattttttagaaattaatattttttaaaaacttgtgtACCTTTACTCTTCTTTGCATTTGTTATGAAATGTACCGGTAAGTagattaaattatgaaaaaaaaagagaataacatATTTTTCTGAAATCATCTTCTCAATTCAAAAAGATACTCCAATTCTTCTTATGCCCGCAAAGTTTTGAACATAATATTAAATGGATAAATAGGAACTTGCTACTCATGATTTTGTGTATTGCAAAACAGAAAATAAGTTTTGGCATATGTTGatattccttaaatatttgatttttgagAAATGCAACTGATTACCGGTAACCAACTCAAATTTAACATTCAAGCCTCAGTACCTTAATGTGGTGTGGGGGCCTTTATCAGACACACAAGAGGTCATCCTGGCTCAGATGTGCattacatttacattatttcaCAAACCCCAGAAGGATCATACCAtcagaatgtacatgtagttgtgcAAAACAAAAAGATGTGTGTTGAACAGAGAAAGGACCTTTACCTTATAACTGTATCTATTCACTATTTTCTTTAGAGTACCAGTTACTTTTACTTGTACAAGGCTCTACATGAAAGTTGATGTGAAAGGATTATTTTTAACATGTCAAACATCTCTCCTTTTTTAGGGAATTGCACTGATAGACAGAAACTGTATGCCAGAGGTCATCTGGTATTTTCCAGTGGAGGATTTACCAGAGGATGTTGGAGAGAGATTCAACACACTGTTCAAAACACGGGAGAAGTGGTCTCTTGCTGAGATCTCCCCTTATATCAGGTATATTAGCTCTCCATATATCAATTATATCATTTCCCCTAATGCCACTCAAATGTTTTCTCCCCTTATATTGATCATCACCCATTATATCAGTTACATCACCCCACCCCCCTAACATCAGATTTATTATCTCCCATTATATCAGTTATATcaccttttatttttatatcataaatatcatCTCTCATTTTATCAGTTACATCACCTCCCTTCCCCCCTTTACATCTGGTATGTTATCTCCCCTTACATTTTTTCCTTATAAGATTTAGTATTGTATCAGTTCTGTTCATTACACAGCCCTTTTATATAATCTCCCATTATATCAGGTGTGTCATCTCCTATTTCATTAGGTGCTTGTATATCAGGTATTTAATGCCTTCTTATGCCTTTTTGTCCCctgccgcaacgcggagcggggacatagaaatgccgggcgtccgtccgtgggtccgtgtgtccgtgcgtccgtccgtcacacttttttgtaagcgctctcatgcctacaaattttgacggattttcattaaatttataccaaatgtttataccactattaccttggtcaagttcgaaaatcagcatttgtcgatactttttgttggagttatgggactttgactgCAATTATGACTCCgtttcatccaaaaattgaccttgtaagcgcgctcatgcctacaaattttgacagattttcattaaatttataccaaatgtttataccactaataccttggtcaagttcgaaaatcagcattagtcgatactttttgttggcgttatgggactttgaccacaatcatgactccgttttatccaaaaattgaccttgtaagcgctctcatgcctacaaattttggcggattttcattaaatttataccaaatgtttataccactattaccttggtcaagttcgaaaatcagcgttagtcgatactttttgttggcgttatgggactttgaccacaataatgactccatttaatccaaaaattgaccttgtaagcgctctcatgcctacaaattttgacagattttcattagatttataccaaatgtttatattactaatactttggtcaagtttgaaaatcagcattggtcgatactttttgttggagttatgggactttgaccacaataatgactgcgtttttttccaaaaattgaccttgtaagcgcgcTCATGCcttcaaattttgacggattttcattaaatttataccaaatgtttataccactaataccttggtcaagttcctaaatcagccttgtcgatagactcgatactagtatactgcttgatcGGCAGGGGACCCTGGAATTCCATTCAATTTTTGTTGCCCATTTTTGCATCTTGCATTAACAATTGCACGTTTTTAGATATATCAGAATTGTATGCttgtatattttctttgtttcagGGATTTGACAACACTAAAAGTGGATGTTGGTGGTCTGCTCACAAAGTATGCAAGAGCTTCCATGATGAATGGCATCAAAGTTTTCAGCTCACGGAAACCTGTCACATGACACTAGCGATTATTTTAAGAACTCTTTATGtataaacacattaaaattgGAACAGGTGGTGTAAATTGTTTTCGTCACAACGTATGAATTAGAGTGatgtacttgtacatacaattacacatattgttaaatttttaatgagGTCAAATTTTGTAAGTTCTGTTTGTGCATATGGGTAGTTTTTGCAAATACATACTCACAAGAAGTGTAAATCATATTAATTGTGTTATGGTAAGCTGAACAAAATTCTTAGGGTCCCACTCTGCGGGTGCtctatagtgatcagtctgtctttctgtccatctgtctgtcggAGATGGTTTGTccagagcatatcttctctccctttggcccaatctggctcacaCTTCACCAacagagtgcctttgggtaAAGGGTGTGAAGTGACCTTAAACCATGTTTCTAGGTCTAAGGTTAAGATTATAGCAGAGTTATAAATAAATTCCTTGTCCAGAGCATATCCTCTCTCCCCTCAGTCCAATCTAGCTCATACATAGTGTCTATGGTAatagggtgtgcagtgaccttgaataaaGTTtgcaggtcaaggtcatatcgtACTGTGCCAAAATCCTTTTTTCAGAGCTTATATGCTTTCCACttagccctatttggctcatacttcaaATAAACAGAGAGCTTATGAATAGcaggtgtgtagtgaccttgaatcaATTTTTAAGGTCAATAGCGAAGGTcatagcaaaatatgaaaaattcttttccggagcatatcttctctccctgtTCTCCAATCTGGCTCATGCTTCACTCACATagtgcctttgatcaaagggtATGCAGTGACATTATATGATGTTTGTAGATtaagtgtcaaggtcatatcagatcaaacaaaaaaattttttgtcCACTATTTAAGTGGGgtcctttgagatggtcaccatctcataTTGTTTAGTTTGCATggtaattaaattttgaaaagtcATTGCTAGTCATATATCaatcacccccaccccccaccccccacccccatgtGCTACATTTCTTACTTTCTGTAATTTCAACGCTTTTACATAGATAAAACATTCAATGGTCATGTTAGAGCTTTTTACATGAACAATCTTGTTTGACCTTTGTCATACTTGGGTTTTTTCCCCGGAGACCTTTAGAAGTAAGATTATTCAAAGGTTCATAATCATTTTAGTTTTCTAGAGACCACAATTTAAATCCAATACCAGAGTTTGTTAACTTATATTGGATTTggggttatttttatttttatttttccccGCAAAGAGGCTTTACTTCATCCAGCTATATTCAGACTTTTATCAGATTTCATAACCTCCTCAACTCAAGCTGTAGAGTCTTCAGTATAACAGTAATTAAGACCAGGATTGTGTCAAATTATGTTGGATTTGTTAGTTAActctttacaattttttgtaaagcaatttaatatttttgataggGTGTATTAACTGataattgaaagtaaaaaaaattgtaatgtgATGTGAAAGATTCATTCTTTGCCTGACTAAAGAAGTTGGAAAGACAACAgcagaataaaaataattaacatcTAATGATATACTTGCAAGTAGATAATATCTGATGATATAGTAAGTAGATAATATATGATGATGTAGGAAGTAGATcgaatactagtatatgatgATATAGTACTTCATTAAAAGAAAGTAAACgggaataatatataattatcaatttttattatttttttttggggggggggggttcgatgCTGACAAGgaacaaaaaatatatgtgttggGGTGAGGAAGGCTATGGtagcatatctctgccccttgtgtgcaagttatttttctatcaaatatgacgacatgcaagataaatatgttaacatgcaagatagttatgtcaacatgcaacataattatgttgacatgcaaggaaattgcaatcagataagaattatataaaatctcaaaaaaaatctcaaatatcgcccacctgtgacatccaaTATGCTATATGCTACtttttttatgtcgacatgcaacttatttatgttaacatgaaattatttatgtcaacatgcaacttatttatgccaacatgcaatttatttatgatgacatgcaacttatttatatcaacatgcaacttacttatgttgacatgcgagatgattttgttgacatgcaacttatttatgtttacatgcgtgataaatatgttgacatgcaacttataagttgtatgtcaacataactaagttgtatgtcaacataaatatattgcatgtcaacatatctaTCTTGTATGTTAACATAAAtgagttgcatgtcgacataaataagttgcatgttgacattaaTAGTAGCGTAGTTatcatcttggatgtcacatgttggcaatatttgagatttttaaggtcttccgtttccaacggaagaccttattgtttttgctttgtttcttttcctctattattaaggtcttccgtttccaacggaagaccttattgttattgctttgattcttttcctctattattattaaggtcttccgtttccaacggaagaccttcttgttattgctttgtttctttttcactattatttttattgttttttttttctgtcacgttttctcaaaaatgcttcagccaattttcatgaaattttcaaatcttattcatgacaaaatttgtaagaaaagtacacggggtttttttggttgtcacttccggtaccgagaaattgaagattttacgtttttgcttgttcacgatttttctcaaaaagtatttacgatagaaccttcaaattttcagagaaggtagagaaTGAACGGtcgcagtgcccttcgcatatccgaacgtccgccgtcacttccggtcgtcaccggaaggaaatgaaaaaccttaatttttcaaatttttagatttgaattttatttatgtttttattcgatagagacgcttaaaacacttcagaatatgaaattcgtgtTAAAATCGATCCAGGCATTCCCGAGATTTTGAGAtcaaaagttctgaagcgagagtccgcgtagctcagtcgttagagtgttggacttgtgcccaggcgacccgggttccatccccgagtgccgattattttttcttccctaattttgttttgtttaacgattttacctttaaaatgatggtttttattgttttgcgttttatttttatcataaataaaaataataacagcttttttagtacaaatatagagctcgttTTTGTCAGCAGTTCGCATCGCcgccatcaaagacatgccgccgaagcgcCCCTgcgcattagagttcactgggtcgctttgccggcatcaaagaaatgccgccatctcaatgactgtatgcacacaacat
This portion of the Magallana gigas chromosome 7, xbMagGiga1.1, whole genome shotgun sequence genome encodes:
- the LOC105344038 gene encoding sister chromatid cohesion protein DCC1; protein product: MDCDQNERSLEDINTVLEYAKLELSDVKPTVQCIYFSQQLDNQSFKLLELDDTVLETLTNGEKVVIRGNTDDMAVLCTQTNTFEIKEAEISNSMLITPQLDIGEDVDDSGPQNTKVSKVISVMNNYYELRPCKPKVAKLKKLLEENMYSGKECEEDEQHQGHKYCFEDLLNIVQGSEVEIKESLKKLKACQIEGLWRVLDFDFLTQVLNHIIQLCEENDWLSTGIPLDECLETLGQLFPREVIAHVIDCYANEMKSGGGQGDHDPDDQPMQIDAKFFSLSEDKICQFFAELVLKNSGKFNLKEFLKVWEQTVPQGMRTSLSQLEGIALIDRNCMPEVIWYFPVEDLPEDVGERFNTLFKTREKWSLAEISPYIRDLTTLKVDVGGLLTKYARASMMNGIKVFSSRKPVT